In a single window of the Salvelinus alpinus chromosome 15, SLU_Salpinus.1, whole genome shotgun sequence genome:
- the LOC139540001 gene encoding peptidyl-prolyl cis-trans isomerase FKBP4-like — translation MTAEEVTNEEQNNIPMEGEDITQKKDGGVLKLVKQEGTGTELPMTGDKVFVHYVGTLLDGTPFDSSRERGEKFSFELGKGQVIKAWDLGVATMKVGEISQLICKPEYAYGTAGSPPKIPPNATLVFQVELFEFRGEDITEGEDGGIIRRIITKGEGYTKPNEGAAVEVCLEGSCEGKVFDKRELKFELGDGEGLGLPSGVEKALTAMEQGEESLFFIKPKYGYGNTGNSKYNIPGEATLQYKLKLTTFEKAKESWEMNSAEKLEQSIIVKEKGTQYFKEGKYRQASVQYKRIVSWLENESSLPEGEEQKAQALRLAAHLNLAMCFLKLQEPSSTFNNCDKALELDETNEKALFRRGEALFAMKEFDRARADFQRVIQLYPSNKAAKSQVALCQKQVKEQHEKDKRLYANMFQKFAERDAKEEADKGMENGGGMEVEESGGQE, via the exons ATGACTGCTGAAGAGGTGACCAACGAAGAACAGAACAACATCCCGATGGAGGGAGAGGATATCACGCAGAAGAAAGATGGAGGGGTTTTAAAG TTGGTGAAGCAGGAAGGCACAGGGACAGAGCTGCCTATGACTGGAGACAAGGTGTTTGTTCATTATGTTGGCACGCTGCTGGATGGAACCCCGTTTGACTCCAGTCGTGAACGAGGAGAGAAGTTTTCCTTTGAGCTGGGCAAag gccaggtcatcaaGGCGTGGGACCTGGGAGTGGCTACTATGAAAGTAGGAGAGATCAGCCAGCTGATCTGTAAACCAGAGTATGCCTACGGCACTGCTGGAAGCCCCCCGAAGATACCCCCCAACGCTACACTTGTCTTCCAG GTGGAGTTGTTTGAGTTTCGAGGGGAGGACATCACtgagggagaggatggaggaatCATCCGTCGCATCATCACTAAGGGAGAGGGATACACCAAGCCTAATGAAGGAGCTGCCGTAGAAG TGTGTTTGGAGGGCAGCTGTGAGGGCAAGGTGTTTGACAAGAGGGAGCTAAAGTTTGAGTTGGGAGATGGAGAGGGCCTGGGTCTGCCAAGCGGAGTGGAAAAAGCCCTGACGGCTATGGAGCAGGGAGAGGAGTCCCTCTTCTTCATCAAACCCAA gtatgGCTATGGAAACACAGGCAACAGCAAGTACAATATTCCTGGTGAAGCCACTCTGCAGTACAAACTCAAACTGACCACCTTCGAGAAG GCCAAGGAATCCTGGGAAATGAACTCAGCAGAGAAACTGGAGCAGAGCATCATTGTCAAGGAGAAGGGAACACAGTACTTCAAG GAGGGAAAGTATCGCCAGGCGTCTGTCCAGTATAAAAGGATTGTGTCCTGGCTGGAGAATGAATCGAGTTTACCCGAGGGGGAGGAGCAAAAGGCTCAGGCCCTGCGGTTGGCTGCTCACCTCAACCTCGCCATGTGCTTCCTCAAGCTACAGGAACCAAGCTCTACTTTCAACAACTGTGACAAG GCCCTGGAGCTGGATGAGACCAATGAAAAGGCTCTATTCCGGAGGGGGGAGGCGCTGTTTGCCATGAAGGAGTTTGATAGGGCGAGAGCAGACTTCCAGCGTGTCATACAACTGTATCCTAGCAACAAGGCCGCCAAAAGCCAG GTGGCTCTGTGCCAGAAACAGGTTAAGGAGCAGCATGAGAAGGACAAGAGGCTCTATGCCAACATGTTCCAGAAGTTTGCTGAGAGAGATGCTAAG GAGGAGGCTGACAAGGGGATGGAGAacggaggagggatggaggtggaggagagtggaggacagGAGTAA